Part of the Gemmatimonadaceae bacterium genome is shown below.
GACCGACCATCAGCGCGGATCCACGATGACGGCGTTGGTGGGGCCGTAGCCCGCGTCCGGCACCTGCGGCGCCATGGGATCCACCACCCAAGTCGCGCCATCCACGACAAAGGCGTACACGTGGCGACCGGGCGGCAGCGCCACCTTGGCGCTCCACTCGCCGCCGTCACGCGTCATGGGCGTGGCCTTCGCGTCCCAGCCGTTGAAGTCGCCCACGATGGAAACCGCGGCCGCCTGACGCGGCAGCGCGAGCTCGAAGTGCACGTTGCCGGCGGCGTCCTCCGAAATGGCACCGACGGGTGACGCGGGGGTGGCC
Proteins encoded:
- a CDS encoding isoamylase early set domain-containing protein; the encoded protein is CVAAVLAASAAPAGEASRRRWQPRWWWGAAAAAVLVVTVSRPWRADLPQRAADSTATPGSATPASPVGAISEDAAGNVHFELALPRQAAAVSIVGDFNGWDAKATPMTRDGGEWSAKVALPPGRHVYAFVVDGATWVVDPMAPQVPDAGYGPTNAVIVDPR